ACTACAGTGATGAACTGGCGTTGGCTCACTATCCTAGCGTTTGGCACAAGATCGGATTGTTCTGTTGGCAAGTTGCTAATGCTGCTGCGCCCTCCCATCTCATCTGTCCCCCTCTGGATGCGACTCCCAAAAGCAGCTCGCTTTATGTACGAGCTGATCTTGTCAAACATACTGGCACCACCGATCCGAAGGTAGTACAGGCTCATATAGGTGGCAAGGGCACCCTTGGTTGTTACTGTTGGTTCCGTGGCTGCCTTGTTACGTTTTGCCCGAGGCTAAACGAACCAGTATACATGGCACATCACGTTTGCCAAATGGTAGAAAATCTCCGCAAAAAGGGACGTACCAGCGGGATCGGGATTATCATGTCGGGTTGGCACGTTATCGCAGTCGCCGTCGACGGGCCCACTGTTCGCCAATCACCAGTATTGGACCTACATGACGGAGATCAACTCGGAGAAGGTGTTTTGATGTTGATGCATTTACTGAGCCCCACCTTGACGGTCGCGAAAACTCCATGGGCCAGCGAGTCACTGGACCGCCAATCGGTCGCTACTTTTCGTCTTCCACATGACGTCCTTCAGCAAATCATCCACTTGACCGACTGGGACACATATGTCTCTCTTCATTTCATCGTCTCTCGGTACTTTCGCTCAGTCTACCTTGCCTACCCTCGAGTCGGAGACAGCATCCTGTTGGGTTATGAATCCGGTACAAACTCAGAGCCAGTATTCAAAGTTAAGACCAACGGCTCCCCTTGCTCGACTCTCGCCCGCCTTGTACGGATCGAATCAAACGTCGATAACAGGCTTCCCCTCTGGAGATACAACTCCAAGTGTTCATGAACTGTGTTCTTAGGCCGGGGCTAGCAGGAACGTTCCAGTACTTGCAGAGTGGGACCGGGCTATCCGACAACACTATAGCGGCCAAAGAGAAGAACTTTTTCGGTCACGGTGTCCCGCGCGCATTGTTCAAGGACGTAGTGGGAGGAGACAAGTATCCCGAGATGCGCATACAGGCGGTAAACGGGTCTGGAAAATGGTTGGAATGAGCAAAACTGGGATCTCCAAGGGGCGACTTTTGCGGGAGCCCATGTTGAGCCAGAATTGGAGTGAACGTATGACCGGCTTTGATCCCGAGGACTTACGAGAATTAAGCGAGGTTGAAGGCGGGTGGTACTTGTCAGAATGATGTAAATCGTCTGTAAAATTTCATTCATTTATCATTCAATAAGTTTAGGTTAATACGTATATATTATGGTTGGAGGCAGCTCATGAAGCTATCGCCAGGATAATCTCAGGATACCTTGTCGTATATATTCTCCTTTCGATAAACCCTCGATCCGTGTTGCCATTATTTATAGCATCGGTATCCTGGGAGCTATGTCCGCCCGATTGTGCTGACATCCAAAAGCTTGGTTGACTTTCTACAAACATCTCTTTCCGGTACAACCTTTCCCCAGAATATCCCTGTATATTTGACCCAATATGCTCACCAATGTCAATACACGGTCAAGTTCCTTTAGGGTGTTCGGTTCGCAAAGGATAGTATCGGTATTTACTATCTCCTATAGTAATCGCATGTCGTCAGGCGAAATTATGCAGATATCAACTATTAGTCGTTATAACTTATTGAACGTAAATTTTCCTGCTTCTCTGAGATCCATTATTCCCCCAAGAGGGTTCTGATGGATTGCGGGCACAGGACCCACATGAACAGAAAACTAATGGGCCAAAGGCGAATCTCTGGGTCATATAACTCTGTGTTCACTTCGTTTTGATTAACGACATAACGTTAATCTTGAAGAAATAAATGAGGGAATATGCATTTGCATCCATACCAACCGCACTATTTGATGGTTTGATTTTACGTCGCGCATACATCGACACTCAACCCTTCCGCGTTTGAAATGCAAATTAGTCATAATGCTGGTTTCAGACAGACGCGTCTTGAAAGATGGGAAGACAAAGCGATAGATTAAGGACCCAATATTACTTTTCAACCTGTACAATATGAGCTAGAAAGCGAACAATGCAATGCAACGAAAATCAAAGGAAAACTAATTAGTTTGATTCGATTTCTTGATCTCGAGGAGCTCAAC
This genomic interval from Rhizoctonia solani chromosome 11, complete sequence contains the following:
- a CDS encoding CHD5 domain protein, translating into MGTRGFLAYRHKGKYYRLYLHDDAHPSLPYVLPVDLFGLTKGGGAEWIDKITKALEDKEKRIRLLTGNPFPFKDEDNSDEETGRDEASKDRSILGDSDRSWTLGAAFIEWTYVFDFDDRVFTVNGAVNFRFDNMPPRKRRPHGFSLTDYLESFARVKIPEKHIKILKPWPPPRFDTIQAESQYRQLEPRTVPLSEWGCPSWDTLTTSQHLASSLVKTLVHDYSDELALAHYPSVWHKIGLFCWQVANAAAPSHLICPPLDATPKSSSLYVRADLVKHTGTTDPKVVQAHIGGKGTLGCYCWFRGCLVTFCPRLNEPVYMAHHVCQMVENLRKKGRTSGIGIIMSGWHVIAVAVDGPTVRQSPVLDLHDGDQLGEGVLMLMHLLSPTLTVAKTPWASESLDRQSVATFRLPHDVLQQIIHLTDWDTYVSLHFIVSRYFRSVYLAYPRVGDSILLGYESGTNSEPVFKVKTNGSPCSTLARLASPLEIQLQVFMNCVLRPGLAGTFQYLQSGTGLSDNTIAAKEKNFFGHGVPRALFKDVVGGDKYPEMRIQAVNGSGKWLE